A part of Schistosoma mansoni strain Puerto Rico chromosome W, complete genome genomic DNA contains:
- a CDS encoding putative prion interactor pint1, giving the protein MVLDFEATCEQDRKLPVAEIIEFPVLMINASTLQTEAVFHRYVRPTINPVLSDFCTELTGIIQSMVDDQPDLPTVLKIFNSFLDANNLNTIPYQFAFVTCGDCDLKTMLPRQCKALGIDVPDYFKQWINLKQVYCNVMGQFPFGMMSMLSGLNIKHTGRHHSGIDDCHNIANILRELIRCGATLDVTGNIK; this is encoded by the exons ATGGTTTTGGATTTCGAAGCGACTTGTGAACAAGATAGAAAACTTCCAGTTGCT GAAATTATCGAATTCCCCGTTCTCATGATAAATGCTTCTACATTGCAAACTGAAGCTGTTTTCCATCGCTATGTTCGTCCTACTATTAATCCAGTATTAAGTGATTTTTGTACAGAA CTTACTGGTATAATACAATCCATGGTAGACGATCAACCGGATTTACCGACTGTACTCAAA atttttaattcatttttagatGCGAATAATTTAAATACTATTCCTTATCAATTTGCTTTTGTGACGTGTGGTGATTGCGATTTAAAAACAAT GTTACCAAGGCAATGCAAGGCTCTAGGTATAGATGTTCCTGACTACTTCAAACAATGGATAAATTTAAAACAG GTATATTGCAATGTTATGGGTCAATTTCCATTCGGTATGATGTCCATGCTGTCGGGACTAAATATAAAGCACACTGGTCGTCATCACAGTGGTATTG ATGATTGTCATAATATCGCAAATATTTTACGTGAATTAATTCGATGTGGTGCTACTCTAGATGTTACTGGaaacataaaataa